A single Anopheles arabiensis isolate DONGOLA chromosome 2, AaraD3, whole genome shotgun sequence DNA region contains:
- the LOC120907743 gene encoding plastin-1 isoform X2 produces MDIHQIAKEDELLEFRRIFTPELYDQIDTNKDGFIELKELKDALDQVGFKLPGYQVRLMIDEYSNKQRSQHVGKLSYDEFESLCMDLKAKDVASTFKKVVSKKENLETLGGMSDSSAAGTTHSVRVEEQLAFSDWINSNLVHDPDLKHLLPLDSEGKLLYDKMKDGILLCKIVNHSCPDTIDERAINKKNLTVYTKFENLTLALVSSQAIGCNIVNIDAHDLAKGKPHLVLGLLWQIIRIGLFSHITLDSCPGLATLLSDGERLEDLMKLSPEAILLRWVNHHLERAGIARRCTNFQSDISDSEVYSYLLNQIAPKDAGVNVEALREQNALNRAEMMLQQAAKLNCRSFVTPQDVVNGVYKLNLAFVANLFNNHPGLDQPEEIEGLESIEETREEKTYRNWMNSMGVKPHVNWLYSDLADGLIIFQLFDIIQPGSVQWKRVHQKFTPLRKFMEKLENCNYAVELGKQQKFSLVGIAGQDLSDGNATLTLALIWQLMRAYTLSILSRLANTGNPIIEKEIVQWVNSKLQSAGKRTSLKSFQDPAIADGKIIIDLIDTIKPGSINYDNVRDGGNPEENLENAKYAVSMARKIGARVYALPEDITEVKAKMIMTVFACLMAMDYVPNMDSAKSAPPVAAVVQAPVTQQLPQPPVDTEPTVAAPAAVVTNGTNGNGTVGDDEEEHHLQEEPKEASEESSTVPATTASETIPSTSPTPPQTNDEFAD; encoded by the exons ATGGATATACATCAGATCGCCAAGGAAGATGAGCTACTGGAATTCCGCCGCATCTTCACGCCGGAGCTGTATGATCAA ATCGACACCAACAAAGACGGCTTCATCGAGCTGAAGGAGCTGAAGGATGCACTCGACCAGGTGGGCTTCAAGCTGCCCGGCTACCAGGTACGCCTGATGATCGACGAGTACTCGAACAAGCAGCGATCGCAACACGTCGGCAAGCTGTCGTACGACGAGTTCGAGTCACTGTGCATGGACCTGAAGGCGAAGGATGTGGCGAGTACGTTCAAGAAGGTGGTTTCGAAGAAGGAAAACCTAGAAACGCTGGGCGGCATGTCGGACTCGTCCGCCGCCGGTACGACACATTCGGTGCGCGTCGAGGAGCAGCTAGCGTTTAGCGACTGGATCAACTCGAACCTGGTGCACGATCCGGATCTGAAGcacctgctgccgctggaTTCGGAGGGCAAGCTGCTGTACGACAAGATGAAGGACGGCATACTGCTGTGCAAGATCGTCAACCACTCCTGCCCGGACACGATCGATGAGCGGGCGATCAACAAGAAAAATTTGACCGTGTACACCAAGTTCGAGAACCTGACGCTGGCGTTGGTGTCCTCGCAGGCCATCGGCTGCAACATCGTCAACATTGATGCGCACGATCTCGCCAAAGGCAAGCCGCACCTGGTGCTCGGTCTGCTCTGGCAGATTATTCGCATCGGGCTGTTCAGCCACATCACGCTAGACAGCTGTCCGGGGCTTGCCACGCTGCTCTCCGATGGTGAGCGGCTCGAGGATCTGATGAAGCTGTCACCCGAAGCGATTTTGCTGCGCTGGGTCAACCACCATCTCGAGCGGGCCGGCATTGCCCGGCGCTGCACAAACTTCCAGAGCGACATCTCCGACTCGGAGGTTTACTCGTACCTGCTGAATCAAATCGCTCCCAAGGATGCCGGTGTGAACGTGGAAGCGCTCAGA GAACAAAACGCCTTAAACCGTGCCGAAATGATGCTGCAACAAGCGGCCAAGCTGAACTGCCGATCGTTTGTCACCCCGCAGGACGTCGTCAACGGAGTCTACAAGCTCAATTTGGCCTTTGTAGCTAATCTGTTCAACAATCATCCGGGACTGGACCAGCCGGAAGAGATCGAAGGGCTAGAGTCGATCGAGGAGACGCGCGAAGAGAAAA CTTATCGCAACTGGATGAATTCGATGGGTGTCAAACCGCACGTGAACTGGCTGTACTCGGATCTGGCGGACGGACTCATCATCTTCCAGCTGTTCGACATTATTCAGCCGGGCAGTGTGCAGTGGAAGCGGGTGCATCAAAAATTCACACCGTTACGGAAGTTCATGGAAAAGCTGGAGAACTGCAACTATGCGGTTGAGCTAGGCAAGCAGCAAAAGTTTTCGCTGGTCGGCATTGCCGGACAGGATCTGAGCGATGGCAATGCGACGCTTACGCTGG CACTTATCTGGCAGCTGATGAGAGCTTACACGCTTTCGATTCTGTCCCGCTTGGCCAACACCGGCAATCCGATCATCGAGAAGGAAATTGTCCAGTGGGTGAACTCCAAGCTGCAGAGCGCAGGCAAACGGACGAGCCTGAAAAGCTTCCAGGATCCGGCGATCGCTGATGGCAAAATCATTATCGATCTGATCGATACGATCAAACCCGGCAGCATCAACTACGACAACGTCCGCGACGGTGGCAACCCGGAGGAGAACTTGGAGAACGCCAAGTACGCGGTGTCAATGGCACGTAAGATCGGTGCACGTGTTTACGCCCTGCCGGAGGATATCACCGAGGTGAAGGCAAAGATGATCATGACCGTGTTCGCCTGCCTGATGGCGATGGACTACGTGCCAAACATGGACAGTGCGAAATCGGCACCACCGGTCGCTGCAGTCGTGCAGGCTCCGGTTACCCAGCAGCTTCCACAACCACCCGTGGACACCGAACCGACGGtagcagctccagcagcggTCGTAACCAACGGCACGAACGGGAACGGTACCGTTGGTGACGACGAAGAGGAGCATCATCTGCAAGAGGAGCCGAAGGAAGCGTCAGAGGAATCCTCCACCGTACCGGCGACCACGGCCAGCGAAACGATACCATCCACCTCACCTACACCGCCGCAAACCAACGATGAGTTCGCCGATTGA
- the LOC120907743 gene encoding plastin-1 isoform X1, giving the protein MASFRNAAHHQKSLSVEERAEMREKFEEIDTNKDGFIELKELKDALDQVGFKLPGYQVRLMIDEYSNKQRSQHVGKLSYDEFESLCMDLKAKDVASTFKKVVSKKENLETLGGMSDSSAAGTTHSVRVEEQLAFSDWINSNLVHDPDLKHLLPLDSEGKLLYDKMKDGILLCKIVNHSCPDTIDERAINKKNLTVYTKFENLTLALVSSQAIGCNIVNIDAHDLAKGKPHLVLGLLWQIIRIGLFSHITLDSCPGLATLLSDGERLEDLMKLSPEAILLRWVNHHLERAGIARRCTNFQSDISDSEVYSYLLNQIAPKDAGVNVEALREQNALNRAEMMLQQAAKLNCRSFVTPQDVVNGVYKLNLAFVANLFNNHPGLDQPEEIEGLESIEETREEKTYRNWMNSMGVKPHVNWLYSDLADGLIIFQLFDIIQPGSVQWKRVHQKFTPLRKFMEKLENCNYAVELGKQQKFSLVGIAGQDLSDGNATLTLALIWQLMRAYTLSILSRLANTGNPIIEKEIVQWVNSKLQSAGKRTSLKSFQDPAIADGKIIIDLIDTIKPGSINYDNVRDGGNPEENLENAKYAVSMARKIGARVYALPEDITEVKAKMIMTVFACLMAMDYVPNMDSAKSAPPVAAVVQAPVTQQLPQPPVDTEPTVAAPAAVVTNGTNGNGTVGDDEEEHHLQEEPKEASEESSTVPATTASETIPSTSPTPPQTNDEFAD; this is encoded by the exons ATCGACACCAACAAAGACGGCTTCATCGAGCTGAAGGAGCTGAAGGATGCACTCGACCAGGTGGGCTTCAAGCTGCCCGGCTACCAGGTACGCCTGATGATCGACGAGTACTCGAACAAGCAGCGATCGCAACACGTCGGCAAGCTGTCGTACGACGAGTTCGAGTCACTGTGCATGGACCTGAAGGCGAAGGATGTGGCGAGTACGTTCAAGAAGGTGGTTTCGAAGAAGGAAAACCTAGAAACGCTGGGCGGCATGTCGGACTCGTCCGCCGCCGGTACGACACATTCGGTGCGCGTCGAGGAGCAGCTAGCGTTTAGCGACTGGATCAACTCGAACCTGGTGCACGATCCGGATCTGAAGcacctgctgccgctggaTTCGGAGGGCAAGCTGCTGTACGACAAGATGAAGGACGGCATACTGCTGTGCAAGATCGTCAACCACTCCTGCCCGGACACGATCGATGAGCGGGCGATCAACAAGAAAAATTTGACCGTGTACACCAAGTTCGAGAACCTGACGCTGGCGTTGGTGTCCTCGCAGGCCATCGGCTGCAACATCGTCAACATTGATGCGCACGATCTCGCCAAAGGCAAGCCGCACCTGGTGCTCGGTCTGCTCTGGCAGATTATTCGCATCGGGCTGTTCAGCCACATCACGCTAGACAGCTGTCCGGGGCTTGCCACGCTGCTCTCCGATGGTGAGCGGCTCGAGGATCTGATGAAGCTGTCACCCGAAGCGATTTTGCTGCGCTGGGTCAACCACCATCTCGAGCGGGCCGGCATTGCCCGGCGCTGCACAAACTTCCAGAGCGACATCTCCGACTCGGAGGTTTACTCGTACCTGCTGAATCAAATCGCTCCCAAGGATGCCGGTGTGAACGTGGAAGCGCTCAGA GAACAAAACGCCTTAAACCGTGCCGAAATGATGCTGCAACAAGCGGCCAAGCTGAACTGCCGATCGTTTGTCACCCCGCAGGACGTCGTCAACGGAGTCTACAAGCTCAATTTGGCCTTTGTAGCTAATCTGTTCAACAATCATCCGGGACTGGACCAGCCGGAAGAGATCGAAGGGCTAGAGTCGATCGAGGAGACGCGCGAAGAGAAAA CTTATCGCAACTGGATGAATTCGATGGGTGTCAAACCGCACGTGAACTGGCTGTACTCGGATCTGGCGGACGGACTCATCATCTTCCAGCTGTTCGACATTATTCAGCCGGGCAGTGTGCAGTGGAAGCGGGTGCATCAAAAATTCACACCGTTACGGAAGTTCATGGAAAAGCTGGAGAACTGCAACTATGCGGTTGAGCTAGGCAAGCAGCAAAAGTTTTCGCTGGTCGGCATTGCCGGACAGGATCTGAGCGATGGCAATGCGACGCTTACGCTGG CACTTATCTGGCAGCTGATGAGAGCTTACACGCTTTCGATTCTGTCCCGCTTGGCCAACACCGGCAATCCGATCATCGAGAAGGAAATTGTCCAGTGGGTGAACTCCAAGCTGCAGAGCGCAGGCAAACGGACGAGCCTGAAAAGCTTCCAGGATCCGGCGATCGCTGATGGCAAAATCATTATCGATCTGATCGATACGATCAAACCCGGCAGCATCAACTACGACAACGTCCGCGACGGTGGCAACCCGGAGGAGAACTTGGAGAACGCCAAGTACGCGGTGTCAATGGCACGTAAGATCGGTGCACGTGTTTACGCCCTGCCGGAGGATATCACCGAGGTGAAGGCAAAGATGATCATGACCGTGTTCGCCTGCCTGATGGCGATGGACTACGTGCCAAACATGGACAGTGCGAAATCGGCACCACCGGTCGCTGCAGTCGTGCAGGCTCCGGTTACCCAGCAGCTTCCACAACCACCCGTGGACACCGAACCGACGGtagcagctccagcagcggTCGTAACCAACGGCACGAACGGGAACGGTACCGTTGGTGACGACGAAGAGGAGCATCATCTGCAAGAGGAGCCGAAGGAAGCGTCAGAGGAATCCTCCACCGTACCGGCGACCACGGCCAGCGAAACGATACCATCCACCTCACCTACACCGCCGCAAACCAACGATGAGTTCGCCGATTGA
- the LOC120907800 gene encoding uncharacterized protein LOC120907800, protein MKHQQVVPDYAAMVKTSGTCLCLVFSGWVLFKLVQAIFWLPGYLEKNQEQLYRRVEERSRMLPDEEVDRVKTSSKARDHTSAECTNKERSLAEGPTSETIMEEKGENDAVECEADNKKDK, encoded by the exons ATGAAGCATCAACAAGTGGTACCGGACTATGCGGCCATGGTGAAAACTTCCGGCACGTGTCTCTGCTTGGTATTTTCCGGATGGGTACTATTTAA ACTAGTACAGGCCATTTTCTGGCTACCGGGCTATTTGGAAAAGAATCAGGAACAACTGTATCGCCGGGTCGAAGAACGATCGAGAATGTTGCCCGACGAGGAAGTTGATAGAGTGAAGACCAGCTCAAAAGCACGTGACCATACGTCTGCTGAATGTACCAATAAGGAACGTTCTTTAGCTGAAGGCCCAACGAGCGAGACTATTATGGAAGAGAAGGGAGAAAATGATGCGGTGGAGTGTGAAGCCGACAACAAAAAGGATAAATAA
- the LOC120901507 gene encoding myb-like protein V isoform X2 encodes MASTTSVRSFSGQEWFATVFLLIVLSSSGVQCFERFSPINELLLSEFEYDTNIDRDLLPLDERSYFSYDEPHEPTFHTDYNLANLKPISPTPGFTLDPSYISPEDIVPARAKRANLRERRKPSTHRKREQEKELLTDEHEEDLDEDDADEKASESEERTDVDDYAARYEQFIAKHFEDLESKRKKSAPQRKAPKPTDKEDDDDGEEEEEQDGDYRFDRGDYSSSEDYERIKAESEEQSRRLAKDPRNCRTYEKDGMVCSVCHDPASDSASESCAYATEPHHRKYAYVKERNYDSKKDADPNRAKAEVDEEEEEDGDEEPEHSGAETRPERQTDGAGDGIVGSAVPTTPSRRRLPAHPLRKPTLRSKPHHSATNGGGYRYQPTDLRSNRASMKLKLAEGSGPAADDANIYVMNYDNEPEEVAKVLAEFKARDWSNCRTESRPIASEPVRPPPSMTGKLQLQRQAHKRKKVVALSRKELAALEPSATSAAGGGPVKEKQTVKRTVSFRSFITGSGRGAPGSSSSAYVAHAGSDGDERVIHYEHHISHEVP; translated from the exons ATGGCTTCTACCACAAGTGTACGGTCCTTTTCGGGACAGGAGTGGTTTGCGACAGTGTTTCTGCTAATTGTGCTTAGCAGCAGTGGTGTGCAGTGCTTCGAACGTTTCTCTCCCATCAATGAGCTTCTGTTATCCGAGTTTGAATATGACACCAATATCGATCGCGATCTGTTGCCACTCGACGAACGATCGTACTTTTCTTACGATGAGCCGCACGAGCCAACGTTTCACACCGACTACAATCTGGCTAATCTGAAGCCGATTTCACCAACGCCAGGATTTACGCTCGATCCTTCCTACATATCCCCGGAAGATATCGTTCCGGCGCGTGCCAAACGGGCCAATCTAAGGGAACGAAGGAAACCATCGACGCACCGCAAACGCGAGCAGGAAAAGGAACTGCTCACCGATGAGCACGAGGAAGATCTGGATGAAGATGATGCGGATGAAAAGGCCAGCGAGTCGGAGGAGCGTACGGACGTGGACGATTATGCCGCACGGTACGAGCAGTTTATTGCGAAACATTTCGAAGATTTGGAAAGCAAGCGGAAAAAGTCCGCTCCTCAGCGTAAAGCACCTAAGCCGACCGACAaagaggacgacgacgacggcgaggaggaagaagagcaGGACGGTGATTACCGGTTTGATCGGGGCGACTACTCCTCCTCGGAGGATTACGAGCGAATAAAGGCAGAGTCTGAGGAGCAAAGCCGGCGGTTGGCGAAGGACCCCAGGAACTGCCGCACGTACGAGAAGGACGGTATGGTGTGTAGCGTGTGTCACGATCCGGCCAGCGACAGTGCGTCGGAGAGCTGTGCGTACGCTACCGAGCCCCACCATCGCAAGTATGCGTACGTGAAGGAGCGAAACTACGACAGCAAGAAGGATGCCGATCCGAACCGTGCAAAGGCAGAagtggacgaggaggaggaggaggacggtgATGAGGAGCCGGAGCACTCCGGTGCCGAAACACGCCCCGAGCGACAGACAGATGGTGCGGGAGACGGGATTGTAGGTTCCGCCGTACCCACCACACCCTCCAGACGGCGGCTCCCGGCGCATCCACTGCGCAAGCCGACCCTGCGCTCGAAACCGCACCATTCGGCGACCAACGGTGGCGGGTATCGCTACCAGCCGACCGATCTTCGCTCGAACCGGGCCAGCATGAAGCTGAAGCTAGCAGAGGGCAGTGGGCCGGCTGCCGATGATGCCAACATTTACGTGATGAACTACGACAACGAGCCGGAGGAGGTGGCGAAGGTGCTGGCCGAGTTTAAGGCGCGCGACTGGTCCAACTGTCGCACGG AGTCCCGCCCGATCGCGTCCGAACCGGTGCGACCACCGCCCTCGATGACCGggaagctgcagctgcagcggcAAGCACACAAGCGCAAGAAGGTTGTGGCACTGTCGCGCAAGGAGCTGGCGGCACTCGAACCATCGGCAACCAGCGCAGCCGGTGGTGGGCCGGTAAAGGAGAAGCAAACGGTCAAGCGGACGGTTTCGTTCCGCAGCTTCATCACTGGGTCGGGACGGGGAGCCCCGGGGTCATCTTCTTCAGCGTATGTGGCGCATGCAGGATCTGACGGTGACGAGCGCGTGATTCACTACGAGCATCACATTTCTCACGAAGTTCCTTGA
- the LOC120901507 gene encoding uncharacterized protein LOC120901507 isoform X1 produces MASTTSVRSFSGQEWFATVFLLIVLSSSGVQCFERFSPINELLLSEFEYDTNIDRDLLPLDERSYFSYDEPHEPTFHTDYNLANLKPISPTPGFTLDPSYISPEDIVPARAKRANLRERRKPSTHRKREQEKELLTDEHEEDLDEDDADEKASESEERTDVDDYAARYEQFIAKHFEDLESKRKKSAPQRKAPKPTDKEDDDDGEEEEEQDGDYRFDRGDYSSSEDYERIKAESEEQSRRLAKDPRNCRTYEKDGMVCSVCHDPASDSASESCAYATEPHHRKYAYVKERNYDSKKDADPNRAKAEVDEEEEEDGDEEPEHSGAETRPERQTDGAGDGIVGSAVPTTPSRRRLPAHPLRKPTLRSKPHHSATNGGGYRYQPTDLRSNRASMKLKLAEGSGPAADDANIYVMNYDNEPEEVAKVLAEFKARDWSNCRTGKRMEDGELTCYQCTDAAGVNHEECMYVSESRPIASEPVRPPPSMTGKLQLQRQAHKRKKVVALSRKELAALEPSATSAAGGGPVKEKQTVKRTVSFRSFITGSGRGAPGSSSSAYVAHAGSDGDERVIHYEHHISHEVP; encoded by the coding sequence ATGGCTTCTACCACAAGTGTACGGTCCTTTTCGGGACAGGAGTGGTTTGCGACAGTGTTTCTGCTAATTGTGCTTAGCAGCAGTGGTGTGCAGTGCTTCGAACGTTTCTCTCCCATCAATGAGCTTCTGTTATCCGAGTTTGAATATGACACCAATATCGATCGCGATCTGTTGCCACTCGACGAACGATCGTACTTTTCTTACGATGAGCCGCACGAGCCAACGTTTCACACCGACTACAATCTGGCTAATCTGAAGCCGATTTCACCAACGCCAGGATTTACGCTCGATCCTTCCTACATATCCCCGGAAGATATCGTTCCGGCGCGTGCCAAACGGGCCAATCTAAGGGAACGAAGGAAACCATCGACGCACCGCAAACGCGAGCAGGAAAAGGAACTGCTCACCGATGAGCACGAGGAAGATCTGGATGAAGATGATGCGGATGAAAAGGCCAGCGAGTCGGAGGAGCGTACGGACGTGGACGATTATGCCGCACGGTACGAGCAGTTTATTGCGAAACATTTCGAAGATTTGGAAAGCAAGCGGAAAAAGTCCGCTCCTCAGCGTAAAGCACCTAAGCCGACCGACAaagaggacgacgacgacggcgaggaggaagaagagcaGGACGGTGATTACCGGTTTGATCGGGGCGACTACTCCTCCTCGGAGGATTACGAGCGAATAAAGGCAGAGTCTGAGGAGCAAAGCCGGCGGTTGGCGAAGGACCCCAGGAACTGCCGCACGTACGAGAAGGACGGTATGGTGTGTAGCGTGTGTCACGATCCGGCCAGCGACAGTGCGTCGGAGAGCTGTGCGTACGCTACCGAGCCCCACCATCGCAAGTATGCGTACGTGAAGGAGCGAAACTACGACAGCAAGAAGGATGCCGATCCGAACCGTGCAAAGGCAGAagtggacgaggaggaggaggaggacggtgATGAGGAGCCGGAGCACTCCGGTGCCGAAACACGCCCCGAGCGACAGACAGATGGTGCGGGAGACGGGATTGTAGGTTCCGCCGTACCCACCACACCCTCCAGACGGCGGCTCCCGGCGCATCCACTGCGCAAGCCGACCCTGCGCTCGAAACCGCACCATTCGGCGACCAACGGTGGCGGGTATCGCTACCAGCCGACCGATCTTCGCTCGAACCGGGCCAGCATGAAGCTGAAGCTAGCAGAGGGCAGTGGGCCGGCTGCCGATGATGCCAACATTTACGTGATGAACTACGACAACGAGCCGGAGGAGGTGGCGAAGGTGCTGGCCGAGTTTAAGGCGCGCGACTGGTCCAACTGTCGCACGGGTAAGCGGATGGAGGACGGCGAGCTGACCTGCTACCAGTGCACGGATGCGGCCGGCGTTAATCACGAGGAGTGTATGTACGTTTCAGAGTCCCGCCCGATCGCGTCCGAACCGGTGCGACCACCGCCCTCGATGACCGggaagctgcagctgcagcggcAAGCACACAAGCGCAAGAAGGTTGTGGCACTGTCGCGCAAGGAGCTGGCGGCACTCGAACCATCGGCAACCAGCGCAGCCGGTGGTGGGCCGGTAAAGGAGAAGCAAACGGTCAAGCGGACGGTTTCGTTCCGCAGCTTCATCACTGGGTCGGGACGGGGAGCCCCGGGGTCATCTTCTTCAGCGTATGTGGCGCATGCAGGATCTGACGGTGACGAGCGCGTGATTCACTACGAGCATCACATTTCTCACGAAGTTCCTTGA